A single region of the Sciurus carolinensis chromosome 14, mSciCar1.2, whole genome shotgun sequence genome encodes:
- the LOC124964544 gene encoding olfactory receptor 13C7-like, whose amino-acid sequence MEASNQSTVTEFILLGLSAHPKLEKTFFVLILLMYLVILLGNGILILVTILDSHLHTPMYFFLGNLSFLDICYTTSSVPLVLDGFLTPRKTISFSGCAVQMFLSFAMGATECVLLGMMAFDRYVAICNPLRYPVVMSKAAYVPMAISSWVAGGVNSLVQISLAVQLPFCGDNVINHFICEILAVLKLACADISINVISMGVANVIFLGVPVLFIFVSYIFILTSILKIPSAEGRKKAFSTCSAHLTVVIIFYGTILFMYGKPKSKDPLGADKQDLADKLISLFYGLLTPMLNPIIYSLRNKDVKTAVKDLVSQKCLSQ is encoded by the coding sequence ATGGAAGCATCTAACCAGTCTACTGTAACAGAATTTATCTTGCTTGGCCTCTCTGCCCACCCAAAACTAGAGAAAACATTCTTTGTGCTCATCCTGCTGATGTACCTGGTGATCCTGCTGGGCAATGGCATCCTCATCCTGGTGACCATCCttgactcccacctgcacacgcccatgtacttcttcctgggGAACCTCTCCTTCCTGGACATCTGCTACACAACCTCCTCAGTTCCTCTGGTCCTGGATGGTTTCCTAACTCCCAGGAAAACCATTTCTTTCTCAGGCTGTGCTGTGCAGATGTTTCTCTCCTTTGCCATGGGGGCCACAGAGTGTGTGCTCCTGGGCATGATGGCCTttgatcgctatgtggccatctgcaaccctcTTAGATACCCCGTGGTCATGAGTAAGGCTGCCTATGTGCCCATGGCCATCAGCTCCTGGGTGGCTGGTGGAGTCAATTCCTTGGTGCAGATCTCTCTTGCAGTACAGTTGCCATTCTGTGGGGACAATGTCATCAACCACTTCATCTGTGAGATCCTGGCAGTTCTAAAGTTGGCCTGTGCTGACATCTCGATCAATGTGATCAGCATGGGGGTGGCCAATGTGATCTTTCTGGGTGTTCCAGTTCTGTTCATCTTTGTCTCCTACATATTTATACTCACCAGTATCTTAAAGATCCCCTCAGCTGAGGGGAGAAaaaaagccttctccacctgctctgCCCACCTCACTGTGGTGATCATCTTCTATGGAACAATCCTCTTCATGTATGGGAAGCCCAAGTCCAAGGACCCACTGGGGGCTGACAAGCAGGACTTGGCAGACAAGCTCATCTCTCTTTTCTATGGACTTCtgacccccatgctgaaccccatcATTTATAgtctgaggaacaaggatgtgaaaaCTGCTGTGAAGGATCTGGTATCTCAGAAATGCCTCTCCCAGTGA